The Dehalococcoidia bacterium genome has a window encoding:
- a CDS encoding CoA transferase, whose translation TEAQWQALCRATGNAGWLADPRFAPVAARQANRAALEAALAAWTGEHEVAEIEQCLQAAGVPVHRVSSSADLLADPQLAQRRHLQDAEHPLLGPVPLEGARAIFSRTPARPPTTGPTYGQHTQQVLRDLLGLADEEIVELTVAGVLE comes from the coding sequence CGACCGAAGCGCAGTGGCAGGCGCTCTGCCGCGCCACGGGCAATGCTGGCTGGCTCGCCGATCCGCGCTTCGCGCCGGTTGCCGCGCGGCAGGCCAACCGCGCGGCGCTGGAAGCGGCGCTCGCCGCCTGGACCGGCGAACACGAGGTGGCGGAGATCGAGCAGTGCTTGCAGGCGGCCGGCGTACCCGTGCATCGGGTGAGCAGCAGCGCGGATCTGCTCGCCGATCCGCAGCTTGCACAGCGCCGCCACCTGCAAGACGCCGAGCACCCGCTGCTGGGGCCGGTGCCGCTGGAGGGCGCCCGCGCGATCTTTTCGCGCACGCCGGCGCGTCCGCCAACCACCGGCCCCACCTACGGCCAGCACACGCAGCAGGTGCTGCGCGATCTGCTCGGCCTCGCGGACGAGGAGATCGTGGAGCTGACCGTGGCCGGCGTGCTGGAATAG